A single region of the Streptomyces sp. AM 4-1-1 genome encodes:
- a CDS encoding serine/threonine-protein kinase, with product MSGRIVAGRYELATILGQGGMGQVWTAYDQRLDRRVAVKLLRPDRVAGTDDAEELRRRFVRECRVTAQVDHPGLVTVHDAGSDDDDLFLVMQYVEGADLADHLAEHDPYPWQWAVAVAAQLCAVLCAVHAVPIVHRDLKPRNVMVRPDGTITVLDLGVASVLDSDTTRLTHTGSPIGSPAYMAPEQAMGGAVGPYTDLYALGVLLHELLSGDVPFAGSTALGVLHRHLYEPPLPVRQLRSEIPDPLEALVLRLLAKDPQHRPASAQEVYEALVPLLPARGAPGGPLDPTRPFLRPHAPWPDRAATPASVPGPVPVPQAVGTPPRPDVARAVDDVKRLLGEGRITQAIDILGAILPAAAAEHGERSPVVRILRKQYAATLMDDGQYRRALPELRRLTDDRTAEAGPSDGQTLQFRYDAAQCLEQLGEAAAALTEYRSVLPYYENQYVTGPDPARAFDIRHRIGHLLIAVGDHVAGMRQLEVLCHDAERAYGPHHPLPVELRRQLGRQQEVRGG from the coding sequence GTGAGCGGACGCATCGTCGCCGGGCGGTACGAACTGGCCACCATCCTCGGCCAGGGCGGCATGGGCCAGGTCTGGACGGCGTACGACCAGCGCCTCGACCGCCGTGTCGCCGTGAAGCTGCTCCGCCCCGACCGGGTCGCGGGCACCGACGACGCCGAGGAACTGCGCCGCAGGTTCGTCCGCGAATGCCGGGTCACCGCGCAGGTCGACCACCCGGGGCTGGTCACCGTCCACGACGCGGGCAGCGACGACGACGACCTCTTCCTGGTCATGCAGTACGTCGAGGGCGCCGACCTCGCCGACCATCTCGCCGAGCACGACCCGTACCCCTGGCAGTGGGCCGTCGCGGTCGCCGCCCAGCTCTGCGCGGTGCTCTGCGCCGTGCACGCGGTGCCGATCGTGCACCGCGACCTCAAGCCCCGCAACGTGATGGTCCGCCCCGACGGCACGATCACCGTCCTCGACCTGGGCGTCGCCTCCGTCCTGGACAGCGACACCACCCGCCTCACCCACACCGGCTCACCCATCGGCTCCCCGGCGTACATGGCACCCGAGCAGGCGATGGGCGGCGCCGTCGGCCCGTACACCGATCTGTACGCCCTCGGGGTGCTGCTCCACGAACTCCTCAGCGGGGACGTGCCGTTCGCCGGTTCCACCGCCCTCGGTGTCCTCCACCGCCACCTCTACGAACCGCCGCTCCCGGTCCGTCAGCTCAGGTCCGAGATCCCCGATCCGCTCGAAGCGCTGGTGCTGCGCCTGCTCGCCAAGGACCCGCAGCACCGCCCCGCCTCCGCGCAGGAGGTGTACGAAGCGCTCGTCCCACTGCTGCCCGCGCGCGGCGCCCCCGGCGGGCCGCTCGACCCGACCCGGCCCTTCCTGCGTCCGCACGCCCCCTGGCCGGACCGGGCCGCCACCCCGGCGTCGGTGCCCGGCCCCGTACCCGTCCCGCAGGCCGTCGGCACCCCGCCGCGCCCGGACGTGGCCCGCGCTGTCGACGACGTGAAGAGACTCCTCGGCGAGGGCCGCATCACCCAGGCCATCGACATCCTCGGCGCCATCCTCCCGGCCGCCGCCGCCGAACACGGCGAGCGCTCCCCGGTCGTGCGCATCCTGCGCAAGCAGTACGCGGCGACACTGATGGACGACGGGCAGTACCGCCGAGCGCTGCCCGAACTGCGCCGCCTCACCGACGACCGGACGGCGGAGGCGGGCCCGTCCGACGGCCAGACGCTCCAGTTCCGGTACGACGCGGCGCAGTGCCTGGAGCAGTTGGGCGAGGCGGCGGCCGCGCTCACGGAGTACCGCTCGGTGCTCCCGTACTACGAGAACCAGTACGTGACCGGACCCGACCCGGCCCGCGCCTTCGACATCCGTCACCGCATCGGCCACCTGCTGATCGCGGTCGGCGACCACGTCGCCGGTATGCGGCAGTTGGAGGTCCTGTGCCACGACGCGGAGCGGGCGTACGGTCCGCACCACCCGCTCCCGGTGGAGCTGCGGCGGCAGTTGGGCCGCCAGCAGGAGGTCCGGGGCGGCTGA
- a CDS encoding N-6 DNA methylase, translated as MPENSTEVTAAGIARLAGVGRAAVSNWRRRHADFPKPVGGTETSPSFALPDVEQWLRDQGKLAVVPLRERVWQQLAGHPSGPATALVHVGCALLFVRDRPTAWLELSAVSDEQMARVLPRALEDVLTARLGPDTGTARTVHTGEVGPGVHSPSRLVPSVHGGVGAAPPVHPATGPGRAVHTPGTGELLASVPLLRGAAELAAESGARQTFEFLLSRQLDANPRQYTLTPPGLADLMAELAEQRGAAVANGPASAAGAEPGKQPPRTVLDPAAGTGALLRAVSRPSALYGQESDPDLAALAALRLALHTDADGCALGVRTGDTLRADAFPQLTVDAVLCHPPFNERNWGHDELAYDPRWEYGFPARTESELAWVQHALARLSEGGTAVLLMPPAVASRRSGRRIRADLLRRGALRAVIALPAGAAPPYGIPLHLWVLRKPGTGQRLSPELLLVDAAECGEASPATPSGGRDRLDWQAVRTAVLDAWQTFDRADHGSLKDERPDGPARPDDLTRPGDSGHGDSGHGERPGAAAPARPCAARAVPVIELLDDDVDLAPARHLPSPEAAGGPAELIGVRDRLAETLRLSARLTPPPVDLAESAAHWPLTTVGELARSGALRLRSGGAGSGAGPVLTEHDVLGGTAPSGTLPPAPASTEGPGDEAVLLEPGDVVFPVLGGGTATRVIDDAIAGAALGRNLQLLRPDPAVLDPWFLAGFLRGTANKRQASSYASSATRLDARRLQLPRLPLPEQRRYGAQFRALAAFEDALRAAGRLGGQLVQGMYDGLTDGTVAPK; from the coding sequence GTGCCGGAGAACTCGACAGAGGTGACCGCGGCCGGAATCGCGCGACTCGCCGGAGTGGGACGTGCGGCCGTCAGCAACTGGCGCCGCAGGCACGCCGACTTCCCCAAACCGGTCGGAGGCACCGAGACCAGCCCCTCCTTCGCCCTGCCCGATGTCGAACAGTGGCTGCGTGACCAGGGGAAACTTGCTGTGGTCCCCCTCCGTGAGCGGGTCTGGCAGCAGCTCGCCGGTCATCCCTCGGGGCCGGCCACCGCACTGGTCCACGTTGGCTGCGCGCTCCTTTTCGTGCGGGACAGGCCCACCGCCTGGCTGGAGCTCAGCGCGGTCTCGGACGAACAGATGGCGCGGGTGCTGCCCCGCGCCCTGGAAGACGTCCTCACCGCACGCCTCGGTCCCGACACCGGGACCGCCCGGACCGTTCACACGGGAGAAGTCGGCCCCGGTGTTCACAGCCCCTCGCGGCTGGTGCCGTCCGTACACGGCGGCGTCGGAGCCGCACCGCCCGTTCACCCGGCCACCGGCCCCGGGCGGGCCGTTCACACCCCTGGTACGGGTGAACTGCTCGCCTCTGTCCCCCTGCTGCGCGGGGCCGCCGAACTGGCCGCCGAGTCCGGCGCCCGGCAGACCTTCGAGTTCCTGCTGAGCCGCCAGCTCGACGCGAACCCGCGCCAGTACACACTCACCCCACCAGGACTCGCGGACCTGATGGCCGAGTTGGCCGAGCAGCGGGGGGCGGCCGTGGCGAACGGACCGGCGAGCGCGGCGGGCGCGGAGCCCGGGAAGCAGCCGCCCCGGACCGTTCTCGACCCCGCCGCGGGCACCGGCGCCCTGCTGCGGGCCGTCAGTCGGCCGTCCGCCCTGTACGGGCAGGAGAGCGACCCCGACCTCGCCGCGCTCGCCGCCCTCCGTCTCGCCCTGCACACCGACGCGGACGGCTGCGCGCTCGGTGTGCGGACCGGCGACACCCTGCGTGCCGACGCGTTCCCGCAGCTCACGGTCGACGCGGTGCTGTGTCACCCGCCGTTCAACGAGCGCAACTGGGGCCACGACGAACTGGCCTACGACCCGCGCTGGGAGTACGGCTTCCCCGCCCGTACCGAGTCCGAACTCGCCTGGGTGCAGCACGCCCTGGCCCGGCTGAGCGAGGGAGGCACGGCCGTCCTGCTGATGCCGCCGGCCGTCGCGTCCCGCCGTTCCGGCCGCCGTATCCGCGCCGATCTGCTGCGCCGGGGCGCACTCCGGGCGGTCATCGCGCTCCCGGCGGGCGCCGCACCCCCGTACGGCATTCCGCTGCACCTCTGGGTGCTGCGCAAGCCGGGGACCGGACAGCGCCTCTCGCCCGAACTCCTCCTCGTCGACGCGGCGGAGTGCGGTGAGGCGTCCCCCGCCACGCCGTCGGGCGGTCGCGACCGGCTCGACTGGCAGGCCGTGCGCACCGCCGTGCTCGACGCCTGGCAGACCTTCGACCGGGCGGACCACGGCAGCCTGAAGGACGAGCGCCCGGACGGCCCCGCCCGCCCCGACGACCTCACCCGCCCCGGCGACTCCGGGCACGGCGACTCCGGGCACGGCGAGCGCCCCGGGGCCGCCGCTCCGGCGCGGCCGTGCGCCGCCCGCGCCGTACCCGTCATCGAACTCCTCGACGACGACGTCGACCTGGCCCCCGCCCGCCATCTGCCGTCCCCGGAGGCCGCCGGGGGACCGGCCGAACTCATCGGCGTACGGGACCGGCTGGCCGAGACCCTGCGGCTGTCCGCCCGTCTCACCCCGCCCCCCGTCGACCTCGCCGAATCCGCCGCCCACTGGCCCCTCACCACGGTCGGCGAACTCGCCCGTTCCGGCGCCCTGCGACTACGGTCCGGCGGCGCGGGCAGCGGCGCGGGCCCCGTCCTCACCGAACACGACGTTCTCGGCGGTACGGCCCCGAGCGGCACCCTGCCCCCCGCCCCCGCCTCCACCGAGGGCCCCGGCGACGAGGCGGTCCTCCTCGAACCCGGCGATGTCGTCTTCCCGGTGCTCGGCGGCGGCACGGCGACCCGGGTGATCGACGACGCCATCGCGGGGGCCGCACTGGGCCGCAACCTCCAGCTGCTGCGGCCGGACCCCGCCGTCCTGGACCCGTGGTTCCTCGCCGGATTCCTGCGGGGCACCGCCAACAAGCGGCAGGCCAGCAGCTACGCCTCCAGCGCGACCCGGCTCGACGCCCGCCGCCTCCAGCTGCCCCGGCTGCCGCTGCCCGAACAGCGGAGGTACGGGGCGCAGTTCCGCGCCCTCGCCGCCTTCGAGGACGCCCTCCGCGCGGCGGGGCGGCTCGGCGGGCAACTGGTCCAGGGCATGTACGACGGGCTGACGGACGGCACGGTCGCCCCGAAGTGA
- a CDS encoding DUF4190 domain-containing protein: MSQYTQPPQPQSPYGPAHAPGQRPARNGLGITALLLGIFGAVSGVIPFLFWLAGILGLIALVLGLSGLGRAKRGEATNKGVATFGVVLGVLSLILSVVGAVITFKAVGDAVDEIDKATTRTTASASPAAGDKGDAAKADDESDKGAEIKALGGGDTAIYDDDLKVTVSEPSAYSPSEYAAGHTEGNKAYKVDVVIENAGKKKFDATLATVDARAGQDGVTAEQIFDDTVGEGFSGSVLPGKKVTVRYAFDTPSAAKNLTVEVSPGFDYEAHQWELKL; encoded by the coding sequence ATGTCCCAGTACACACAGCCGCCGCAGCCCCAGTCGCCGTACGGTCCCGCCCACGCACCGGGACAGCGGCCCGCCCGCAACGGGCTCGGGATCACGGCGCTTCTGCTGGGCATCTTCGGTGCCGTCTCCGGAGTGATCCCCTTCCTCTTCTGGCTGGCCGGAATCCTGGGGCTCATCGCCCTGGTCCTGGGCCTGTCGGGCCTGGGTCGGGCCAAGCGCGGGGAGGCCACCAACAAGGGTGTGGCGACCTTCGGCGTGGTGTTGGGAGTGCTCTCGCTGATCCTGTCGGTGGTCGGTGCGGTGATCACGTTCAAGGCCGTGGGCGACGCGGTGGACGAGATCGACAAGGCCACCACGCGCACCACTGCGTCCGCCTCGCCCGCCGCGGGCGACAAGGGCGACGCCGCCAAGGCCGACGACGAGAGCGACAAGGGCGCGGAGATCAAGGCGCTGGGAGGCGGCGATACGGCCATCTACGACGATGACCTCAAGGTCACCGTGAGCGAGCCGTCCGCCTACTCCCCCTCCGAGTACGCCGCCGGCCACACCGAGGGGAACAAGGCGTACAAGGTCGACGTCGTGATCGAGAACGCCGGGAAGAAGAAGTTCGACGCCACCCTCGCCACCGTGGACGCCCGCGCGGGTCAGGACGGGGTGACGGCCGAGCAGATCTTCGACGACACGGTCGGCGAGGGCTTCAGCGGCAGCGTTCTGCCCGGCAAGAAGGTCACCGTACGATACGCGTTCGACACCCCCAGCGCGGCGAAGAACCTGACCGTCGAGGTCAGTCCCGGGTTCGACTACGAGGCGCATCAGTGGGAGCTGAAGCTCTGA